Proteins encoded by one window of Cylindrospermum stagnale PCC 7417:
- a CDS encoding peroxiredoxin — protein sequence MSLTYGTEGCLRVGQQAPDFTATAVVDQEFKTIKLSDYRGKYVVLFFYPLDFTFVCPTEITAFSDRYEEFKKINTEVLGVSVDSEFSHLAWIQTDRKSGGVGDLNYPLVSDIKKEISAAYNVLDPAAGIALRGLFLIDKDGVIQHATINNLAFGRSVDETLRTLLAIQHVQSHPDEVCPAGWQPGDKTMTPDPVKSKIYFSAV from the coding sequence ATGTCCCTCACTTACGGAACAGAAGGATGCCTCCGCGTTGGTCAACAGGCTCCCGACTTTACAGCAACAGCTGTAGTGGATCAGGAATTTAAGACAATTAAACTTTCCGACTATCGCGGCAAGTATGTTGTCCTGTTTTTCTATCCCTTAGACTTTACCTTTGTTTGCCCCACTGAAATCACAGCATTTAGCGATCGCTACGAAGAATTCAAGAAAATCAACACCGAAGTTCTTGGTGTTTCCGTTGATAGCGAGTTTTCTCACCTCGCTTGGATTCAAACTGATCGCAAGTCTGGTGGTGTCGGTGACTTAAATTATCCCCTAGTTTCTGACATCAAAAAAGAAATTAGCGCCGCTTATAACGTTCTTGACCCAGCAGCAGGTATTGCCTTGCGCGGTCTATTCCTGATCGACAAAGATGGTGTCATCCAGCACGCTACCATCAATAACCTAGCATTTGGTCGCAGCGTCGATGAAACCCTGCGGACATTACTAGCAATTCAGCACGTTCAATCTCACCCTGACGAAGTTTGCCCCGCTGGTTGGCAACCAGGAGACAAGACAATGACTCCTGACCCAGTGAAGTCTAAAATCTACTTCTCTGCCGTCTAG
- a CDS encoding amylo-alpha-1,6-glucosidase: MADLDTREWLLTNGLGSFASGTVSDVRTRTYHGWLFAAMNPPSGRNLLISHLEASLEVKNKFIALGTNLWGSSQIEPTGYELLRSFEINPVPKWIWGEDNWQLTRQLAMPYGLADEAKEASFSHRILIQYRYQGKDAATLKLRLLIGDRNFHHQQNGDQELQFSQLLGPQQVCLQAIYAGNFGIPWHLRWTKGNYQPNTVWYWNYGLSEETKRGLGDREDLFSPGYLTVPLQTGDTITLEARVGFADSQQAVLTSTAFAEAVAAEQERLSQIFRFEQQNSDSTKTITNLQSSIWQKLLRASDQFIVYRASIAGPTVIAGYHWFNDWGRDTLIALPGLALVPKRFDLAKGVLQTFGRYCRQGLIPNAFPDVDSEPFYNSIDAALWWIETLGLYLEATQDWQFLAEQFPVVQQIHKAFVGGTRYNIHVDATDELVGWDAPGVALTWMDVVLGGQPVTPRHGKPVEINALWYSALCWMSQWAERLSQLDLGEPVRLAKQAQRYTQQAQRVKASLQKFWNPQLGYLYDTIELDDRRNSQIRPNAVLALSLHHCGFDSQQGQQILDLATSSLLTPYGLRSLDPGDSEYIGIYEGNVQKRDRAYHQGTVWGWLIGPYIRAWQRFYPEAPIPFDWQPLLDHFLSSACINSISEIFDGDAPHLAKGAIAQAWSVAEVIRHFK; the protein is encoded by the coding sequence ATGGCTGATTTAGATACAAGAGAATGGTTACTCACCAACGGCCTCGGCAGTTTTGCTAGTGGTACAGTTTCTGATGTCCGCACGCGCACCTATCACGGTTGGCTATTTGCCGCGATGAATCCACCTTCTGGGCGTAACTTGCTGATTTCGCATTTGGAAGCGAGCCTAGAAGTAAAGAACAAATTTATCGCCTTGGGTACAAATTTATGGGGTAGTAGTCAGATTGAGCCGACCGGCTACGAACTGCTACGCTCTTTTGAGATTAACCCAGTTCCCAAATGGATTTGGGGTGAGGATAACTGGCAATTAACCAGACAATTGGCGATGCCCTATGGGTTAGCTGATGAGGCCAAAGAAGCATCTTTTAGTCATCGGATTTTGATTCAGTATCGCTATCAGGGTAAGGATGCAGCTACTTTAAAGCTGCGACTGCTGATCGGCGATCGCAATTTTCACCATCAGCAAAATGGCGATCAGGAATTACAGTTTTCCCAATTGCTTGGGCCACAACAAGTTTGTCTGCAAGCGATTTATGCTGGAAACTTTGGCATCCCGTGGCACTTGCGGTGGACCAAAGGAAACTATCAACCAAATACAGTTTGGTACTGGAATTATGGGTTATCAGAGGAGACAAAGCGAGGATTAGGCGATCGCGAAGACCTCTTTAGCCCCGGTTACTTAACAGTCCCTCTCCAGACGGGAGATACAATCACTCTAGAAGCACGGGTAGGTTTTGCCGACTCACAGCAAGCTGTTCTCACCTCCACAGCCTTTGCCGAAGCTGTAGCGGCAGAGCAAGAAAGACTCTCGCAAATTTTTCGATTTGAGCAGCAGAATTCAGATAGTACAAAGACAATTACCAATCTCCAATCCTCAATCTGGCAGAAACTACTCAGAGCCAGCGATCAATTTATCGTTTATCGAGCCTCAATTGCTGGGCCTACTGTCATTGCTGGGTATCACTGGTTTAATGATTGGGGGCGCGATACCTTGATTGCTTTACCAGGATTGGCACTAGTCCCAAAACGCTTTGACTTAGCAAAAGGAGTGTTGCAAACATTTGGGCGTTATTGTCGCCAGGGTTTGATACCTAACGCTTTTCCCGATGTCGATAGCGAACCTTTTTACAACAGTATTGATGCAGCGTTGTGGTGGATTGAAACTTTAGGGCTTTACTTAGAAGCTACCCAAGACTGGCAGTTTCTAGCAGAGCAATTCCCGGTAGTACAGCAAATTCACAAAGCCTTTGTTGGTGGTACCCGCTACAATATTCACGTCGATGCTACTGATGAGTTAGTTGGTTGGGATGCTCCCGGTGTAGCTCTTACCTGGATGGATGTGGTACTTGGGGGGCAGCCTGTTACACCCCGTCACGGCAAGCCAGTGGAAATTAATGCCTTGTGGTATTCGGCTTTATGTTGGATGAGTCAGTGGGCAGAACGGTTGAGCCAGCTTGATTTGGGCGAACCGGTGCGTCTTGCTAAACAGGCACAGCGTTACACCCAGCAAGCACAACGGGTTAAAGCCTCCTTGCAAAAGTTCTGGAATCCTCAGCTAGGCTATTTGTACGACACCATTGAGTTGGACGATCGCCGCAATTCTCAAATTCGCCCGAATGCAGTTTTGGCGCTATCCCTGCACCATTGCGGGTTTGATTCACAGCAGGGACAACAGATACTGGATTTGGCTACTTCTAGTTTGCTTACTCCCTATGGTCTTCGCAGCCTCGATCCGGGGGATTCTGAATATATCGGGATATATGAGGGCAATGTGCAAAAACGCGATCGCGCATATCACCAAGGCACTGTTTGGGGTTGGCTGATTGGCCCTTATATCCGCGCTTGGCAGCGTTTTTACCCAGAAGCGCCAATACCTTTTGATTGGCAACCTTTGCTAGACCATTTTCTATCTAGTGCTTGTATTAATTCTATCTCGGAAATTTTTGATGGGGATGCGCCGCATCTAGCTAAAGGTGCGATCGCCCAAGCTTGGTCTGTGGCTGAAGTAATTCGTCATTTTAAATGA
- a CDS encoding glutathione S-transferase family protein, translated as MLTLYHSPISPNSRRIWITLLEKKIEFELVEIKLNGEQFKPDFLTISPFHHIPVLVDDGFNVVESLAILDYLEAKYPTPAMLPKDVKDLAIVRMVELLTVNELLPATTTFLPQILGLPGGNSEKTEQALQKISTVLSFFENTLDNRPYFGSQNLTLADAVAGTVVPWVPKTGISLSDYPKVSAWCDRLISRPAWQATKATPEVIVAFKSLIQNRMNQN; from the coding sequence ATGCTGACACTTTATCACTCGCCAATTTCTCCGAACTCTCGTCGTATCTGGATTACGCTGTTGGAGAAAAAAATTGAGTTTGAATTGGTAGAGATAAAATTGAATGGAGAACAGTTTAAACCAGATTTTTTGACGATTAGCCCCTTCCACCACATTCCAGTTTTGGTAGATGATGGATTTAATGTAGTGGAATCCTTGGCAATTCTCGACTATTTAGAGGCAAAATACCCCACTCCGGCAATGTTGCCAAAAGATGTCAAAGATTTAGCGATCGTGCGGATGGTGGAACTGCTAACTGTGAATGAGCTTTTGCCAGCAACTACCACCTTTTTACCTCAGATCTTAGGCTTACCTGGAGGAAATTCCGAAAAAACTGAGCAAGCATTGCAGAAGATTTCCACAGTGCTGAGTTTTTTTGAAAATACCCTTGACAATCGCCCTTACTTTGGTAGCCAAAACCTAACTCTAGCTGATGCTGTGGCTGGAACTGTAGTTCCTTGGGTGCCGAAAACAGGTATTTCTTTAAGTGACTATCCAAAAGTAAGTGCTTGGTGCGATCGCTTAATTTCACGTCCTGCATGGCAAGCTACTAAAGCCACACCAGAGGTAATAGTAGCGTTTAAATCTCTAATTCAGAATCGCATGAACCAGAATTAA
- a CDS encoding tRNA (cytidine(34)-2'-O)-methyltransferase → MPQVVLVNPQIPPNTGNIARTCAATGTELHLVGPLGFEISDRYLKRAGLDYWPYVKLHYHESLEAFKNIHHERGGRWLGFTVGGSCNYANFQFQADDWLLFGSETTGLPTAVLSACDAKVYIPMAQPGVRSLNLSVSVAVGLFEARRQLGYLQ, encoded by the coding sequence ATGCCTCAGGTAGTTTTAGTTAACCCACAAATTCCTCCCAACACAGGCAATATTGCCCGTACTTGTGCGGCTACAGGTACAGAGTTACATTTGGTGGGGCCTTTAGGGTTTGAAATTAGCGATCGCTACCTCAAAAGAGCGGGTTTAGATTACTGGCCTTATGTCAAGTTGCACTATCACGAATCTCTAGAAGCCTTTAAGAACATACATCATGAGCGCGGCGGCAGATGGTTAGGCTTCACCGTCGGCGGCAGTTGTAATTATGCCAATTTTCAATTTCAAGCCGATGATTGGCTACTGTTTGGCAGTGAAACTACAGGTTTACCAACCGCCGTACTGTCAGCTTGCGATGCTAAGGTCTACATTCCTATGGCTCAACCAGGGGTTCGCAGCTTAAATCTGTCAGTAAGTGTAGCTGTAGGCTTGTTTGAAGCCCGCCGTCAGTTAGGTTATTTACAATAA
- a CDS encoding dynamin family protein — METSRVTSETVELLKEISGVRLSQQDITPLIIFLASLIVILRGVADADGMATEQEKQCWEKILQRFIKSPMTILNLIMRYVSSGIKLHQIYADSPEFITLTDMLTNSERLILISLGYEMSFVDNDINLHEKNYIETVAYRLGIDSQHLAILEAGFTHDVNVDPDALEEVKFLLATDRFYALDTALIEAANYILDTLPAKIEIETDEQTAPLSYDELKKFQEYRKKLQYFCYQITNIIQEFRKRGFIPQSLIGEIAEVSLRIKSQRFRLAVVGEFSNGKSTLLNALVGEEIQPVRAIPCSGTVTVLKYGTQKRVICLYKDGRSEEIPLDQYKVKAAISKEAAVEHRSDELLQSDLEEIIFEHPELALCKSGVEIVDSPGLNEHPDRTAITYKLLKETDAVIFLTNAVHLLTEKEKELIKDVRYQLNNSESKNAAENLFILVNFMDMLDNEEDHQYVKKRLETFVESEKLLITAGEKRVHYISAKKALKSIQNRDDDEYLKSFKYFTQSLERFLTFERGAIKIKRSVNELDSLIAKSLDLLIQYNKVLEGKISLSKAEKLEVLEKIGSISGRELKLRSFAEQLKNQAVNEAHEAWHKWYSELPEELAKRSVTWSSKHSRLFEQKELIKEYTSQFLEDLKSTLNLWQKYSLSKIIEKHLEILNDRILQETHELNTKLEIIDKNINTRLSGCINYDLVNIDTKPFFGTLGRWSVNVLTYVVLASSGLILLAPIIFGVNNFIKGVDEQQDTGIKQKIIESGLSKFVDSKNQILEEINQYISSILESRIESFLSVIDQAISLCENLIEQQDRIEQETLEQREVEKAFIYQKRQELERVQNELEVIVNKSTNL; from the coding sequence ATGGAAACTTCACGAGTTACCTCTGAAACTGTTGAGTTATTAAAAGAGATTAGTGGTGTAAGGCTGAGTCAACAGGATATAACACCTTTAATTATATTTTTAGCATCTTTAATAGTAATTCTACGTGGTGTAGCAGATGCAGATGGCATGGCAACAGAACAGGAAAAGCAATGCTGGGAAAAAATTCTCCAGCGTTTCATAAAATCACCAATGACAATACTAAACCTAATAATGAGATATGTAAGTTCAGGAATAAAACTGCATCAGATTTATGCAGATTCTCCAGAATTTATAACTCTAACAGATATGCTGACAAATTCAGAAAGGCTGATTTTGATTAGTCTTGGCTATGAAATGTCATTTGTAGATAATGACATTAATTTACACGAGAAAAATTATATCGAAACAGTTGCTTATCGGCTGGGTATTGACTCTCAGCACTTAGCCATATTAGAAGCTGGATTTACGCATGATGTAAATGTAGATCCAGATGCTTTAGAGGAAGTAAAATTTTTGCTTGCGACTGATCGTTTTTATGCTCTAGATACTGCATTGATTGAGGCTGCTAATTATATTTTAGATACTTTACCTGCAAAAATAGAAATAGAAACAGATGAACAGACCGCACCCCTATCTTATGATGAGTTGAAAAAGTTCCAAGAATATCGTAAGAAATTACAATATTTTTGTTATCAAATTACCAATATAATTCAGGAATTTAGAAAACGTGGTTTTATACCGCAAAGTTTGATAGGAGAGATTGCAGAAGTATCTCTCAGAATAAAATCCCAGAGGTTCAGATTAGCAGTAGTAGGGGAATTTAGTAATGGAAAATCAACCTTGCTAAATGCTTTAGTGGGTGAAGAAATTCAACCAGTAAGAGCAATTCCTTGTAGTGGTACAGTAACAGTTCTAAAATATGGGACTCAAAAACGAGTAATTTGTCTCTATAAAGACGGAAGAAGTGAGGAAATTCCTCTTGATCAGTATAAAGTAAAAGCTGCAATTTCTAAAGAAGCTGCTGTAGAACATCGTAGTGATGAATTATTACAATCTGATCTTGAGGAAATTATTTTTGAACATCCTGAATTAGCTTTATGTAAAAGTGGTGTAGAAATTGTTGATTCACCTGGTTTGAATGAACATCCTGATAGAACTGCTATTACGTACAAACTACTTAAAGAGACAGATGCAGTAATTTTCTTAACTAATGCAGTGCATCTTCTGACCGAAAAAGAAAAAGAATTAATAAAAGATGTGAGATATCAACTTAATAACAGTGAAAGTAAAAACGCGGCTGAGAATCTTTTTATATTAGTTAATTTCATGGATATGTTGGATAATGAAGAAGATCACCAATATGTGAAAAAGCGACTTGAAACCTTTGTTGAATCTGAAAAATTACTCATTACAGCAGGTGAAAAACGTGTTCATTATATTTCTGCAAAAAAAGCATTAAAATCAATACAGAATAGGGATGATGATGAATATTTGAAATCATTTAAATATTTTACTCAGTCTTTGGAAAGATTTTTGACTTTTGAACGCGGAGCAATAAAAATTAAGCGTTCCGTTAATGAATTGGATAGCTTAATTGCAAAATCTTTAGATTTACTCATTCAATATAACAAAGTTTTAGAAGGCAAAATATCTCTTTCTAAAGCTGAAAAATTAGAAGTTCTAGAAAAAATTGGTTCAATAAGCGGACGCGAATTGAAACTCCGAAGTTTTGCAGAACAACTGAAAAATCAAGCAGTTAACGAAGCTCATGAAGCTTGGCATAAATGGTATAGTGAATTACCAGAAGAATTAGCAAAGAGATCAGTTACATGGAGTTCTAAACATTCCAGATTATTTGAACAAAAGGAATTAATAAAGGAATATACAAGTCAATTTTTGGAAGATTTAAAATCTACATTAAATCTATGGCAGAAATATAGTTTGAGTAAGATCATAGAAAAACATTTAGAAATTTTAAACGATAGAATTTTACAAGAGACCCATGAATTAAATACAAAATTAGAAATAATAGACAAAAATATTAATACTAGATTAAGTGGATGCATTAATTATGATCTAGTTAATATAGATACAAAGCCATTTTTTGGTACATTAGGAAGATGGTCGGTAAATGTGTTAACTTATGTTGTTTTAGCATCAAGTGGTTTAATACTTCTTGCACCAATAATATTTGGGGTTAATAATTTTATAAAAGGAGTTGATGAACAACAAGATACAGGAATCAAGCAAAAAATTATTGAATCGGGTTTATCAAAATTTGTAGATTCAAAAAATCAAATCTTAGAAGAAATAAACCAATATATTAGTTCAATACTTGAAAGCAGAATTGAATCTTTTCTTTCTGTTATTGATCAAGCTATATCACTTTGCGAAAATCTGATAGAACAACAAGATAGAATTGAGCAAGAAACCCTAGAACAACGCGAAGTTGAAAAAGCCTTTATTTATCAAAAACGCCAAGAACTTGAGCGCGTGCAGAATGAGTTGGAAGTTATCGTCAATAAATCTACTAATTTATAA
- a CDS encoding peptidoglycan DD-metalloendopeptidase family protein: MKRALKKRVKAVLKNNPSSDDAPVEHLNVINPKVNRRARTQAAMIGLAISMGATSLLVTRQSDQAQAAAPVGSQKAASTIPAASETEVKFATTKLESSAVSTASVPENPVIVEPTAVSQVPGLEAKWQIAASSMAVQVPASEAISRSTVADKNTVYIQPQVAKGLSDTNTTVQGTVQTAKQLSEPSQQFSSPEGVAGGQPSSVIVNTASDEVNAQLKAQQEFALNRLQEKSNRLRKSLAQLQSGETKNSSQAGIELAQPTTVAESTVKAPSESVTDASKSSLISKLKQNKETSAAMQQLPMPAPATPKVAAPSARTAYEVKPGDTLAAIASNHGTSVSELVKANNLANPNQLQISQKLMIPVAGLERSTVAQPQVVTQPTVAQTSSTFTIVTPSVNAASIKANLPVASQLPVIADNTNVTVPTQVTINNQIQANTANAIASSGAQPIANSGALPIADRTAIRAIAPETAPDNSYGVGGDTPVPKAFTEYQLAQKPTQKVAKGKSNERLRSLQAEIERLRQKYRAQQSGTATPEVTEIDTAVSESAAIPIPVMKSRDFAASSPFSQPNAVQIPVPRPILPSYSAQPVKPLFRATQPANEPINPEFLSNQGGSRWSPSRARLGTPKSGVNAADSLGKMRGTTVSPQLPPLAAVDQYLPRAIDPAATPNPSSFSTAYIWPAKGVLTSGYGWRWGRMHKGIDIANSTGTPIYAAAEGVVEKAGWNNGGYGNLVDIRHSDGTLTRYGHNSRILVQVGQQVQQGQTIAAMGSTGFSTGPHTHFEVHTAAKKAVNPIAFLPARL, from the coding sequence TTGAAACGAGCATTGAAAAAGAGAGTGAAGGCTGTGTTGAAAAATAACCCCAGCAGTGATGATGCCCCGGTAGAGCATTTAAATGTGATAAATCCCAAAGTAAACCGCCGGGCGCGAACCCAAGCCGCCATGATTGGCTTGGCAATCTCCATGGGAGCAACCAGCCTTTTGGTGACTCGACAAAGCGATCAAGCCCAAGCAGCAGCCCCTGTAGGCAGTCAAAAGGCAGCCTCAACAATTCCTGCTGCTTCTGAGACTGAGGTGAAATTTGCCACCACAAAGCTGGAGTCAAGCGCCGTCTCAACAGCGAGCGTGCCTGAAAATCCTGTCATAGTGGAACCAACAGCAGTTTCACAAGTGCCTGGGCTTGAAGCTAAATGGCAAATTGCCGCCAGTAGCATGGCTGTGCAAGTTCCTGCATCAGAAGCAATTTCCAGATCAACAGTAGCTGACAAAAATACGGTCTACATCCAGCCCCAAGTAGCAAAGGGACTGAGTGATACTAACACGACAGTTCAGGGCACAGTACAAACAGCCAAGCAGCTGTCTGAGCCATCACAACAATTCTCTAGCCCTGAGGGTGTTGCTGGTGGTCAACCCTCATCGGTGATTGTGAATACAGCCAGTGATGAAGTTAATGCACAACTAAAGGCGCAGCAAGAATTTGCCCTAAATCGCTTACAGGAAAAATCGAACCGTTTAAGAAAGAGTTTGGCTCAGTTGCAGTCTGGGGAAACCAAAAACTCATCACAAGCTGGTATTGAATTGGCACAGCCGACGACTGTAGCCGAGAGCACTGTAAAAGCACCGTCGGAATCTGTCACTGATGCCAGCAAATCCAGCCTGATATCAAAGTTAAAACAGAACAAAGAGACGAGTGCGGCGATGCAGCAATTACCAATGCCTGCACCAGCTACACCAAAAGTTGCCGCACCGTCGGCTCGCACAGCCTACGAAGTTAAGCCGGGAGATACCTTAGCAGCGATCGCTAGCAATCACGGTACTTCAGTTTCAGAACTAGTTAAGGCGAATAATCTAGCCAATCCCAATCAACTGCAAATCAGTCAAAAACTGATGATTCCTGTTGCTGGGTTAGAGCGTAGTACTGTTGCCCAGCCACAGGTAGTAACTCAGCCTACCGTTGCCCAGACCAGCAGCACTTTTACTATAGTGACTCCCTCTGTGAATGCGGCTAGTATCAAAGCCAATCTGCCTGTAGCTTCACAGTTACCAGTTATTGCCGATAACACCAATGTTACCGTCCCCACACAGGTAACTATAAATAATCAGATTCAGGCAAATACTGCTAATGCGATCGCTTCCAGCGGGGCGCAGCCCATCGCGAACAGCGGGGCGTTGCCCATCGCCGACCGCACTGCAATCCGCGCGATCGCACCAGAAACAGCCCCTGATAATTCTTATGGTGTAGGCGGCGATACCCCAGTACCAAAGGCTTTTACCGAATATCAGCTGGCTCAAAAACCAACTCAAAAGGTAGCCAAGGGAAAAAGTAACGAGCGTCTCCGAAGCTTACAAGCAGAAATTGAGAGATTGCGGCAGAAATACCGTGCTCAACAGTCTGGTACAGCTACGCCAGAAGTTACCGAAATCGACACTGCGGTAAGCGAGAGTGCCGCAATACCGATTCCTGTGATGAAATCCAGGGATTTCGCGGCATCTAGCCCCTTCTCGCAACCAAACGCCGTGCAGATTCCGGTTCCCAGACCAATTCTGCCCAGCTATAGCGCCCAACCGGTTAAGCCCTTATTCCGCGCTACTCAACCGGCTAACGAACCAATCAATCCAGAGTTTCTGTCAAATCAAGGGGGTTCGCGGTGGTCTCCCTCCCGCGCTAGGTTAGGAACACCTAAGAGCGGTGTAAATGCTGCTGATTCCTTAGGAAAAATGCGGGGAACCACCGTTTCTCCACAGTTACCACCTTTGGCAGCAGTGGATCAATACCTACCCAGAGCGATTGACCCAGCAGCTACACCCAACCCGTCTAGCTTCTCCACGGCTTACATTTGGCCAGCAAAGGGTGTTCTCACCTCTGGCTACGGCTGGCGCTGGGGCAGAATGCACAAGGGAATTGATATTGCTAACTCCACCGGTACACCGATTTATGCAGCGGCTGAGGGTGTAGTAGAAAAAGCAGGCTGGAACAACGGTGGCTACGGCAACCTCGTTGATATCCGCCATTCTGATGGCACCCTGACTCGCTATGGTCACAACAGCCGAATTTTGGTGCAAGTAGGTCAACAAGTGCAGCAAGGGCAAACAATTGCTGCAATGGGTAGCACTGGTTTCAGCACAGGCCCCCACACCCACTTTGAAGTCCATACAGCAGCCAAGAAGGCAGTCAACCCCATCGCCTTCCTGCCTGCTCGCCTGTAA
- a CDS encoding peroxiredoxin family protein — translation MLTSTDFSGLFNQRFFRNFLPVPAISQLRIGVGTPDFKLPDITNSTVVKLSDYKGKQPVLLAFTRIFTEKQYCPFCFPHIKALNENYEQFKNRGIEVLLITSTDERQSQIVVRDLGLQMPLLSDPGCRVFLNYQVGQALGAPLPAQFVLDKDGRLRYRHLFSFLDHNAGVETLLEQFNWV, via the coding sequence ATGCTGACTTCAACTGATTTTAGCGGCTTATTCAATCAGCGCTTCTTCCGGAACTTTTTACCAGTTCCAGCGATAAGTCAGTTAAGAATAGGAGTAGGGACACCAGATTTTAAATTGCCAGATATTACCAACAGCACTGTAGTAAAATTATCAGACTATAAAGGCAAGCAACCTGTTTTACTGGCTTTCACCCGAATATTTACAGAAAAACAATATTGCCCCTTTTGCTTTCCTCACATCAAAGCTTTGAATGAAAACTACGAGCAATTTAAAAATCGCGGAATCGAAGTTTTGCTGATTACTAGTACAGACGAAAGGCAAAGTCAAATAGTTGTCAGAGATTTAGGTTTACAAATGCCATTATTGAGTGACCCTGGTTGTCGCGTGTTTCTTAACTATCAAGTGGGGCAAGCACTAGGAGCGCCTTTACCAGCACAATTTGTATTAGATAAAGATGGCAGACTTCGCTACAGGCATTTATTTTCTTTTTTAGATCACAATGCTGGAGTAGAGACATTGTTAGAACAATTCAATTGGGTGTAA